One genomic region from Bacteroidales bacterium encodes:
- the tgt gene encoding tRNA guanosine(34) transglycosylase Tgt, with amino-acid sequence MFFELVTEKKTVGARAGIIRTHHGEIPTPIFMPVGTLGTVKAVLQKDLEHDIDAKIILGNTYHLYLRPGMTVLNQAGGLSKFMNWERPILTDSGGFQVFSLSDMRKISEEGVEFRSHIDGSKHFFTPENVVEKQRIIGSDIMMALDECPPGGCDREYAKKSLMLTQRWLERGFSHFKSTESLYGYQQHIFPIVQGAAFADLRRDAAKFVSDMGAVGNAIGGLSVGEPTEIMYEMIEVVNDILPAEKPRYLMGVGTPANIIEGIARGVDMFDCVMPTRNGRNGMLFTWDGIINIKNKKWENDFSPIDASGKSYVDQNFSRAYLRHLFQAREILGLQIATIHNLRFYLDLVREAREQIINGTFEEWKKETIVRVSARL; translated from the coding sequence ATGTTTTTTGAATTAGTAACAGAAAAGAAAACAGTAGGCGCAAGAGCAGGTATTATACGCACACATCATGGAGAGATCCCAACTCCAATTTTTATGCCTGTTGGCACTTTAGGTACCGTAAAAGCTGTTTTGCAAAAGGATTTAGAGCACGATATTGATGCCAAAATAATATTGGGGAATACATATCATCTCTATTTACGTCCGGGAATGACTGTTCTCAATCAGGCAGGAGGTTTATCCAAATTTATGAATTGGGAAAGACCTATACTTACAGATAGCGGGGGGTTTCAGGTTTTTTCGCTTTCTGATATGAGAAAAATTAGTGAAGAGGGTGTCGAGTTTCGTTCGCATATTGACGGATCTAAGCACTTTTTCACACCTGAGAATGTTGTTGAAAAGCAGCGTATTATCGGCTCTGATATTATGATGGCTTTAGATGAATGTCCTCCAGGAGGTTGCGACAGAGAGTATGCAAAAAAGTCGTTAATGTTGACACAAAGATGGTTGGAAAGAGGCTTTTCTCACTTTAAAAGTACTGAATCTTTATATGGTTATCAGCAACACATTTTCCCAATTGTACAGGGTGCAGCGTTTGCAGATTTGCGCAGAGATGCAGCAAAGTTTGTGTCAGATATGGGTGCAGTTGGTAATGCTATAGGAGGACTTTCTGTTGGAGAACCAACCGAAATAATGTATGAAATGATAGAGGTTGTTAACGATATTCTACCTGCTGAAAAGCCTCGTTACCTAATGGGAGTGGGGACTCCTGCAAATATAATAGAAGGTATCGCACGAGGTGTTGATATGTTTGATTGTGTAATGCCAACTCGAAATGGTAGAAATGGAATGTTGTTTACTTGGGACGGCATCATCAATATTAAAAATAAAAAGTGGGAGAATGATTTTTCTCCTATTGATGCGAGTGGCAAATCTTATGTTGATCAAAACTTTTCTCGTGCATATTTAAGACATCTTTTTCAAGCAAGAGAAATTCTAGGTCTTCAAATAGCAACTATTCATAATCTTAGGTTTTACTTAGATTTAGTAAGAGAGGCTAGAGAACAAATAATTAATGGTACATTTGAGGAGTGGAAAAAAGAGACAATTGTTCGCGTTAGTGCACGTTTGTAA
- a CDS encoding protein-glutamate O-methyltransferase CheR, whose translation MVSIEESNRFISAIKNVSTYDFTDYSEMSFRRRIDKILIDNRMSIDELILKVSKDSNFLEKVIQGITVNTTELFRDPELWTTLKYRVLPDFKQNKSIFIWHAGCSSGQEIYSMLILLNELDMFDRAKVFATDLNTEMLEKAKKGEYRYRFNLNYLDNFDKVIRENPYNYEDVRDVPYEKYFDIDNSKDSITMKPFLRNKAIYRKHDLVNDKNIFYSKFDIIFCRNVIIYFNNKLQNRVIEMFSNNLYRDGYLILGAHESILGSMANNFERTKGIYKKKSF comes from the coding sequence ATGGTTTCAATTGAGGAGAGCAATAGATTTATTTCAGCAATCAAGAACGTTTCGACATATGACTTTACGGATTATTCCGAAATGTCATTCCGTCGCCGTATCGATAAAATTCTCATTGATAACAGGATGTCTATTGACGAACTTATTCTCAAAGTATCAAAAGATAGTAACTTTTTAGAGAAAGTCATTCAGGGAATAACAGTAAATACTACTGAACTATTTCGTGACCCTGAATTGTGGACTACATTGAAATACAGAGTGCTTCCAGATTTTAAACAAAACAAATCAATTTTTATTTGGCATGCTGGGTGTTCGAGTGGACAGGAAATATACTCCATGCTTATTCTTCTAAACGAACTTGACATGTTTGATAGGGCCAAAGTTTTTGCCACTGACCTAAATACCGAGATGCTTGAAAAAGCTAAAAAGGGAGAATACAGATACAGATTTAACCTTAATTATTTAGACAACTTTGACAAAGTTATTAGAGAAAACCCATATAACTACGAGGATGTACGTGACGTTCCGTATGAAAAATACTTTGATATTGATAACAGTAAAGACTCTATAACTATGAAGCCTTTTTTAAGAAATAAGGCTATATATAGAAAACACGACTTAGTTAACGACAAAAATATTTTTTATTCAAAATTCGATATTATATTTTGTAGAAATGTTATTATTTACTTTAACAACAAGCTGCAAAATAGGGTTATTGAGATGTTTTCTAACAATCTTTACCGTGATGGTTATTTAATTTTAGGTGCACACGAAAGTATATTAGGTTCAATGGCTAACAATTTTGAAAGAACAAAAGGCATATATAAGAAAAAGTCATTCTAA
- a CDS encoding chemotaxis protein CheB: MMSNYRAVIIGGSAGSFQVITRILSSLPMNYSLPVFLCLHRLKHVRSGFVEALSIKSKLPVVEPDDKDAIKPGIIYLAPANYHMHIELGNRFSLSTEEPVNHSRPSIDLSFMSAAYNYKRKLVGIILSGANRDGAVGLKKVKENGGLTIVQDPVESQVPTMPNACLQIMSVDYKYSTTEIIRFLNKIG, from the coding sequence ATGATGTCAAATTATAGAGCAGTTATAATTGGTGGAAGTGCTGGAAGTTTTCAGGTAATAACACGAATATTATCATCATTACCTATGAACTATTCTTTGCCTGTTTTCCTGTGTTTACACAGGTTGAAGCATGTTAGATCTGGATTTGTGGAAGCTCTGAGTATAAAGTCAAAACTGCCTGTTGTAGAACCAGATGATAAAGATGCTATCAAACCTGGCATAATATATTTGGCTCCTGCTAACTACCATATGCACATAGAGTTAGGAAACAGGTTTTCATTATCAACTGAGGAGCCTGTTAATCATAGTCGCCCTTCAATTGATTTGTCTTTTATGTCGGCAGCATATAACTATAAAAGAAAGCTTGTGGGGATAATTTTATCAGGGGCAAACCGAGACGGAGCAGTTGGATTAAAAAAAGTAAAAGAAAACGGTGGACTAACCATTGTTCAAGACCCTGTAGAAAGCCAGGTTCCAACTATGCCAAATGCTTGTTTGCAAATTATGAGCGTTGATTATAAGTACTCAACAACGGAAATAATCCGTTTTTTAAATAAAATAGGATAA
- a CDS encoding GAF domain-containing protein has translation MEKIKKYKRQLSYLFLLSVILILCNIIVFDYFKHYYKFATASLVLLIILIAIMYFKVKRMFEVIKTEHIKYTNSLLPENVTIKQVVNTEEYKNKEQIEQKQSDFDSLIEQFNKLNDPIEIAKTFLSRMAKEFDIVQGLFYQYNNDTELFEPIADYAFYGEEQPAPFGFSEGLNGQVARDCKTLYLSELPDNYRQIMSGLGKGEPKYIIIIPVVSNDKSVAVVELALFNHLNSKQITILEKILNNLCEHFEK, from the coding sequence ATGGAAAAGATAAAAAAATATAAACGACAGCTATCATATCTGTTTTTATTATCAGTAATATTGATACTGTGCAATATCATTGTTTTTGACTACTTTAAACATTATTATAAATTCGCAACAGCATCTCTTGTTTTGCTTATAATCTTAATTGCGATAATGTACTTTAAAGTCAAACGTATGTTCGAAGTAATAAAAACAGAGCATATTAAATATACAAACAGTCTTTTACCTGAAAATGTAACAATAAAACAAGTTGTAAACACTGAAGAATACAAAAATAAGGAACAAATTGAACAGAAACAAAGCGATTTCGACAGTTTAATCGAACAGTTTAACAAACTAAACGATCCTATTGAAATAGCCAAAACATTCCTATCACGTATGGCTAAAGAGTTTGATATAGTTCAAGGGCTGTTTTACCAATACAATAACGACACAGAACTTTTTGAACCAATAGCTGACTACGCTTTTTATGGAGAAGAACAACCTGCTCCTTTTGGTTTTAGTGAAGGACTAAATGGTCAGGTTGCTAGAGATTGTAAAACACTATATTTAAGCGAACTACCTGATAATTATCGACAAATCATGTCAGGGTTAGGCAAAGGCGAACCAAAATACATTATTATCATTCCAGTAGTATCAAATGATAAAAGTGTTGCTGTTGTGGAATTAGCTTTATTCAATCATTTAAACTCTAAACAAATAACAATATTAGAGAAAATTCTTAACAACCTTTGTGAACATTTCGAAAAATAA
- a CDS encoding PAS domain S-box protein, producing the protein MNFKRSKQVRKMLLGSGSETGFPIGIVLLGMAFPIIAWIIEFIIHDQEISIYGLVQIHIYNPSLIIIDLAPLVLGFIGYRIEKVLQASENYYKNDIQQKENTINRNIQIAKNIGEGNFQIDDVIIDEKDILGHSLIRMRDNLLSTARKEADQGWIAAGKDQVSEILRKYNDIENLAYRTLVSLIEYIKVTQGAFYIYDEEHQTLTNIATYAYNRKRQINQKFKIGEGIIGQAAYEMDTIYLKEIPNNYVTITSGLLKDQKPNSILIVPLITDEKLQGVLEFASLSNDFTRLSIRFLQELSEIIARTLFNLKVNAKTERLLHDSQQMTEELKENEEELRQNAEEMRATHEELERTNTKLEQQIQEVENSQKRIHSLLENASEVISIYNDSQQLTYVSPSVINIYGFTPEEMIEGKDFDRLTSKGYTDIKNMFQTLLKEPEKPVVVQFTYMRKDGKKVYIESVGRNLLHDPAIQGIILNSQDITERRRAEKEERMKSKMQALSENSPDMIMRLNLSGQFFYANPIVKIFTGVDNKTILGKNIEEVDFNSQIKEFFIKALAEVGKTSQKQNYETTFPTNFGDRIQQVSAIPEFSEEKELETVLIVAHDITEQKKNENEIKEKNKNITESINYAERIQKALLPDTKLVQEFLPNSFIFYLPRDVISGDFPWFFVKDDIIYIAAVDCTGHGVPGALLSFVGYFLLNNVVDHDKNMNAAEILDTFHLKVRSALKQDMEGANARDGMDIAFCKINLKTKKLHYAGAHRPLYFLRDKKLKEFKGNRKAIGGIPIGRRPEEPFTNHEIDLHKGDKVFFFSDGLPDQIGGPNNYKYQPRRIRESITNYHNYSMKQYLDYFSKDFVEWKRENKQIDDVLLIGIEF; encoded by the coding sequence ATGAATTTCAAGCGGTCAAAACAAGTGCGAAAAATGCTTCTTGGTAGTGGATCTGAAACAGGATTTCCAATTGGCATTGTTCTTCTTGGCATGGCTTTTCCCATCATAGCATGGATTATAGAATTTATTATTCACGACCAAGAAATATCAATTTATGGTTTGGTTCAAATACATATTTACAATCCTTCTTTGATAATAATAGATCTAGCACCTTTAGTTCTCGGTTTCATAGGATATCGTATTGAAAAGGTACTTCAAGCAAGTGAAAACTACTACAAAAACGACATTCAACAAAAGGAAAATACAATAAATCGTAATATTCAAATTGCAAAAAACATAGGTGAAGGCAATTTTCAAATAGATGATGTAATTATTGATGAAAAAGACATACTTGGACACTCTTTGATACGAATGAGAGACAATTTACTCTCTACTGCAAGAAAAGAAGCTGATCAAGGATGGATAGCAGCTGGGAAAGACCAAGTATCTGAAATACTTAGAAAGTACAATGATATTGAAAACCTAGCCTATCGAACATTAGTTTCATTAATTGAATACATAAAAGTCACACAAGGTGCATTTTATATCTATGACGAAGAGCACCAAACCCTTACAAATATAGCTACGTACGCTTATAACAGAAAGAGACAAATTAATCAGAAGTTTAAAATTGGAGAAGGTATTATTGGTCAGGCTGCTTATGAAATGGACACCATTTACCTGAAAGAGATTCCTAACAACTATGTAACAATAACAAGCGGACTACTTAAAGATCAAAAACCAAACAGCATCCTTATAGTACCACTTATAACCGATGAAAAGCTTCAAGGTGTATTAGAGTTTGCCTCACTATCTAACGATTTTACACGCCTTTCGATTCGCTTTTTACAAGAACTGAGTGAGATAATAGCACGAACTTTATTTAATTTAAAAGTAAATGCTAAAACAGAACGGCTGCTTCATGACTCACAACAAATGACCGAAGAACTTAAGGAAAATGAAGAAGAACTTCGTCAGAATGCAGAAGAGATGCGAGCTACACATGAAGAGCTTGAACGAACAAATACCAAACTTGAACAACAAATACAAGAAGTAGAAAACTCACAAAAGAGGATACATTCACTATTAGAGAACGCTTCGGAAGTAATATCCATTTACAACGATTCTCAACAATTAACATACGTTTCGCCGTCAGTAATAAATATCTATGGTTTTACACCCGAGGAAATGATAGAAGGCAAGGACTTTGACAGGCTCACATCAAAGGGGTACACCGACATAAAAAACATGTTTCAAACATTACTTAAAGAGCCAGAAAAACCAGTAGTCGTACAATTTACGTACATGCGCAAAGACGGTAAAAAAGTCTATATCGAATCAGTTGGAAGAAATCTTTTACACGACCCTGCAATACAAGGGATTATCCTTAATTCACAGGATATAACAGAACGCAGACGAGCTGAAAAAGAGGAGCGAATGAAGAGCAAAATGCAGGCTTTATCAGAAAATTCGCCCGATATGATTATGCGATTAAACCTGTCAGGTCAGTTCTTCTATGCCAACCCAATAGTTAAAATATTTACTGGTGTCGACAATAAAACAATACTTGGCAAAAATATAGAGGAAGTTGATTTTAATAGTCAAATAAAAGAGTTTTTTATAAAAGCATTAGCTGAAGTTGGAAAAACATCTCAAAAACAGAACTACGAAACTACTTTCCCAACCAATTTTGGAGACAGAATTCAGCAAGTAAGTGCCATACCAGAGTTCAGCGAAGAAAAAGAGTTAGAAACAGTTCTCATTGTAGCTCACGACATTACCGAGCAAAAGAAAAATGAGAACGAGATTAAAGAGAAAAATAAAAATATTACAGAAAGCATAAATTACGCTGAACGAATACAAAAAGCACTACTTCCCGATACTAAATTAGTACAAGAATTTTTACCCAATTCATTTATTTTTTATCTACCCCGCGATGTTATTAGTGGAGACTTCCCGTGGTTTTTTGTAAAAGATGACATTATCTACATTGCTGCTGTTGACTGTACCGGTCACGGTGTTCCGGGGGCACTATTATCATTTGTTGGATACTTTTTATTAAACAACGTTGTCGATCATGACAAAAATATGAACGCTGCCGAAATTTTAGATACGTTCCATCTAAAAGTCAGATCAGCTTTAAAACAAGATATGGAAGGCGCAAATGCTCGTGATGGTATGGATATTGCATTTTGCAAAATTAATTTAAAAACTAAAAAGCTCCATTACGCAGGTGCACACAGACCTCTATATTTTCTAAGAGACAAAAAACTAAAAGAGTTTAAAGGGAATCGCAAAGCCATCGGAGGTATACCTATTGGAAGAAGGCCAGAAGAACCTTTTACAAATCACGAAATAGACCTTCATAAAGGCGATAAGGTTTTCTTTTTCTCTGACGGATTACCCGACCAAATAGGAGGCCCCAATAATTACAAATACCAGCCGAGAAGAATACGTGAATCAATTACAAATTATCATAATTACAGCATGAAACAATACCTTGACTACTTTAGCAAGGATTTTGTTGAGTGGAAAAGAGAAAACAAACAAATAGATGATGTCTTGTTAATAGGCATAGAGTTTTAA
- a CDS encoding DUF1987 domain-containing protein → MEVIKIIKTDDTPSITLDAQNDLFEISGRSLPEDVAAFYEPILDWLERYSKDPNDKTVFNFKLVYFNTASSKLLLDILLILEEIYEAGNDVLVRWHFPDDDEDMEEAGEEYADIVEIPFEQVSYSMD, encoded by the coding sequence ATGGAAGTAATAAAAATCATTAAAACAGACGATACGCCAAGTATTACACTTGATGCACAAAATGATCTTTTTGAAATTTCAGGACGTTCACTACCTGAGGATGTTGCAGCCTTTTATGAACCAATACTCGATTGGCTCGAAAGATACTCAAAAGACCCTAACGATAAAACCGTTTTCAATTTCAAATTAGTATATTTTAATACCGCATCATCAAAACTATTACTCGATATTCTCTTGATACTCGAGGAAATTTACGAAGCAGGCAACGACGTACTAGTCCGTTGGCATTTCCCTGACGATGATGAAGATATGGAAGAGGCGGGAGAAGAATATGCAGATATCGTTGAAATTCCGTTTGAACAAGTTAGTTATTCTATGGATTAA
- a CDS encoding ATP-binding cassette domain-containing protein: MSEEILKALMQLFALIAKQDSGVASNELIFVKKFLTSQLNHEAVTEYLNLFYEHADIDPNNINNQDKEQQLTSVRDSVRILGICKKINRRLTQKQKIVVLVRLFELVNADKKFTEQRMAIINTVAEVFNVTSEEFQSTEQFIIDDPQTISNSNILRISSKPTIENDECKQIETEELDEDILILQIKSVELYFLRYTGTEEILLNGLPINNENIYIFANGSSIRLPKGKPIYYSDVISHFLADVTSAHISFNVDNVGFKFPNGTIGLRNISISEEQGRLVGIMGASGAGKTTLLNLLTGLQSPSTGTVKINGIDLHAQSEQLEGVIGSIPQDDLLISELTVYENLYYNAKLCFKDLSNEEIDKLVLKTLNSLGLLERKDLKVGSPLNKVISGGQRKRLNIALELIREPSILFVDEPTSGLSSRDSENVMDLLRELALKGKLIFVVIHQPSSDIYKMFDRMIILDTGGYMIYYGNPVEAVSYFKTIDNQINAEVGECPTCGNVNPELIFNVIDAQVVDEFGRYTGNRKVSPEKWEEYYKESTKYERIDDVKQKPPKTLNIPNWFSQFKIYTIRDVLSKISDKQYIIINLLEAPLLGFILAFIIRYIEPDSDTYVFRVNSNIPIYIFMGLIVAIFLGFIVSAEEIFKDRKILKREAFLNLSRSSYLASKVVILFAISAIQSILFILIANPILEVQGLNFEYWMTLWTIAAFSNMLGLNISSAFNSAVTIYILIPLLMIPQMVLGGAMFSFDKLNKAIGSVDKVPLIAEFIPSRWSYEALMVKQFKDNEFEKFFYEYDKTISNGDIKGTKWTAEIRQRIDESLTGIFSKNEDRIKKAEKTLKLIQNEIGRELETNPHVEFGYLDELTIESFDAFVADQTLDYLSRVTDYYEIEIAKATKAKENIIIALDAKDPSIYINQQNKYHNEAVGDIVKNIYVKQVVESDGKLIKQRDPIFRISKPDNLFSFRTHFYSPKKHFMGAYFDTFWFNTVIVWLMTALMYVTLYYDLLKKAIDLNIGKGISRRLSMINFSKLTKPIKNRVAKIKLPRIIIRFRKK, translated from the coding sequence ATGAGTGAAGAAATTCTCAAAGCGTTGATGCAACTTTTCGCCCTCATTGCTAAACAAGATAGCGGTGTTGCTAGTAACGAATTGATTTTTGTGAAAAAATTTCTAACGTCACAGCTAAACCACGAAGCTGTTACAGAATACCTTAATCTGTTTTACGAACATGCAGACATAGACCCGAACAATATCAACAACCAAGATAAAGAGCAGCAATTAACATCTGTCAGAGACTCAGTAAGAATTCTTGGTATTTGTAAGAAAATTAACCGGCGACTTACCCAAAAACAAAAAATAGTTGTTCTGGTACGTCTATTCGAGCTTGTAAATGCTGATAAAAAATTTACCGAACAGCGGATGGCTATCATCAACACCGTTGCCGAAGTATTTAATGTAACTTCTGAAGAATTTCAAAGTACAGAGCAATTCATTATTGATGATCCACAAACAATAAGCAACAGTAACATTCTTAGAATTAGTAGCAAACCAACTATCGAAAACGATGAGTGTAAACAAATTGAAACAGAAGAGCTAGATGAAGATATACTTATTCTTCAAATTAAAAGTGTTGAACTATATTTCTTACGTTACACAGGAACTGAAGAGATACTACTGAACGGATTGCCAATTAACAATGAAAACATATATATCTTCGCCAACGGGAGTTCAATCAGGCTACCTAAGGGAAAACCAATATACTACTCCGATGTTATATCTCACTTTTTAGCAGACGTAACTTCTGCACATATTTCTTTTAATGTTGATAATGTAGGGTTCAAATTTCCAAATGGAACTATTGGTTTAAGGAACATCTCTATTTCAGAAGAACAAGGAAGACTTGTTGGAATTATGGGTGCCAGCGGAGCAGGTAAAACTACATTGCTTAATTTATTAACAGGTTTGCAGAGTCCATCAACAGGAACTGTAAAAATAAACGGTATAGACTTACATGCCCAAAGCGAGCAACTTGAAGGTGTAATTGGCTCAATTCCACAAGACGACCTTCTTATCAGTGAGCTTACTGTATATGAAAACTTATACTATAACGCAAAACTATGTTTCAAAGATTTGTCAAACGAAGAGATTGACAAACTTGTACTCAAAACTCTAAATAGTTTAGGTCTATTAGAACGCAAAGACCTTAAAGTAGGATCTCCACTTAACAAAGTTATTAGTGGAGGACAAAGAAAACGTTTGAACATTGCACTTGAATTAATTCGCGAACCATCTATACTATTTGTTGACGAACCAACATCGGGATTATCATCAAGAGACTCGGAAAACGTTATGGACCTTTTACGTGAACTCGCACTTAAAGGTAAATTAATTTTCGTCGTAATCCACCAGCCATCATCAGACATATACAAAATGTTTGATAGAATGATAATTTTAGACACTGGCGGATATATGATATATTATGGTAATCCTGTAGAGGCCGTTTCGTACTTCAAAACCATTGATAACCAAATTAATGCCGAGGTTGGAGAGTGTCCTACTTGCGGTAATGTCAACCCTGAGTTAATATTCAATGTGATTGATGCACAGGTAGTTGATGAGTTTGGAAGATATACAGGTAATCGCAAAGTAAGTCCCGAAAAGTGGGAAGAATACTATAAGGAGAGTACCAAATACGAGCGAATTGATGATGTTAAGCAAAAACCTCCAAAAACGCTTAATATTCCTAATTGGTTTTCGCAATTCAAAATTTACACAATAAGAGACGTATTATCTAAAATTAGTGATAAACAATACATTATAATTAACCTATTGGAAGCCCCACTATTAGGTTTTATTCTCGCATTCATAATTCGTTATATAGAACCCGACTCTGATACATACGTATTCAGAGTAAATAGTAATATCCCCATATATATCTTTATGGGACTTATCGTAGCCATATTCCTTGGGTTTATAGTTAGTGCCGAAGAGATATTTAAAGACCGGAAAATACTTAAACGTGAGGCGTTTTTAAACCTCTCAAGATCAAGCTATTTAGCAAGTAAAGTTGTAATACTATTTGCTATTTCAGCAATTCAATCAATTCTATTCATATTAATTGCCAATCCAATTCTAGAAGTTCAAGGTCTTAATTTTGAATATTGGATGACACTATGGACAATAGCTGCATTTTCTAACATGCTCGGCTTAAACATATCATCTGCATTTAACTCAGCTGTAACTATTTACATTTTAATTCCTTTACTAATGATACCACAAATGGTATTAGGAGGTGCAATGTTCAGCTTTGATAAATTAAACAAAGCTATTGGCAGCGTTGATAAAGTACCTTTGATTGCAGAGTTTATCCCGTCGCGTTGGAGCTACGAAGCACTTATGGTTAAACAATTCAAAGACAATGAATTTGAAAAGTTCTTTTACGAATATGATAAAACAATAAGCAACGGTGACATAAAAGGAACAAAATGGACGGCAGAAATACGTCAACGAATAGACGAATCATTAACTGGTATTTTTTCTAAAAATGAAGATAGAATTAAGAAAGCCGAAAAAACCTTGAAGTTAATACAAAACGAAATTGGACGAGAGTTAGAGACAAATCCACACGTTGAGTTTGGCTATCTTGACGAACTTACAATCGAGAGTTTTGACGCATTTGTTGCAGACCAAACACTTGATTACCTCAGTCGAGTAACTGATTATTACGAAATAGAGATTGCAAAAGCAACAAAAGCCAAAGAAAATATTATCATAGCATTAGATGCGAAAGATCCAAGTATCTACATTAACCAACAAAATAAATATCATAATGAAGCGGTTGGAGATATTGTAAAGAATATCTACGTAAAACAAGTTGTGGAATCTGACGGAAAACTAATCAAACAACGTGACCCCATTTTTAGAATATCAAAACCAGACAACTTATTTAGTTTCAGAACACACTTTTACTCTCCCAAAAAACACTTTATGGGTGCTTACTTCGATACATTTTGGTTCAATACAGTAATAGTATGGTTAATGACAGCACTGATGTATGTCACTCTATACTACGATCTTTTGAAAAAAGCTATCGACTTAAACATTGGAAAAGGAATTAGTAGGCGGTTATCAATGATTAACTTTAGCAAATTAACTAAGCCAATAAAAAACAGAGTAGCAAAAATTAAACTTCCAAGAATAATAATACGATTTAGAAAAAAATAA